In Dermacentor albipictus isolate Rhodes 1998 colony chromosome 6, USDA_Dalb.pri_finalv2, whole genome shotgun sequence, the following proteins share a genomic window:
- the LOC135899484 gene encoding uncharacterized protein isoform X2 — protein MPSESEKGGDQYAVVKFPEEGNSVALVHTKWLHGDVCLWPQDSKNVSYLAKCGASPSSNWQVVPCVPIGTFRTYDAARQKLKQAEDGSDLGSEVDLGRGKRKKQRRALSSSPESVQRLPLPPPSMMKKAQKRDGRRIHKQSSLASTSRANDPNVCSDQGAVQCAQMCASETSESEGEAESGGEQDAMQESSGIKRSSTAHSLMKRASQMGNTQCNNEKWHSSQSVAPISDDGIKQVIRLLQTVILRVEHLGSQLDVIKAKLCDQQLQSEADLLEKPFCDITEFELFDQGLSESDAMKSKLVRELAALGGRNVSLSTRRILEALMTQEVAVQYSWLGQKGKKKFLSLTTCDLIYKSVKCTFETVKRSEVEDVVKTWLRHAGEKLRKNNKQSEKVTELLE, from the exons ATGCCCTCGGAATCGGAAAAAGGAG gtgatcaatATGCAGTCGTCAAGTTTCCAGAGGAAGGCAACTCTGTGGCTCTTGTACATACCAAGTGGCTGCATGGCGATGTCTGCTTGTGGCCACAGGATTCCAAGAATGTTTCGTATTTAGCAAAATGTGGAGCCTCTCCATCCTCCAACTGGCAAGTCGTGCCATGTGTGCCCATAGGCACATTCA GAACATATGATGCAGCGCGACAAAAGCTCAAGCAAGCTGAAGATGGGTCAGACTTGGGGAGTGAAGTGGACCTGGGacggggcaaaagaaaaaagcaacgaaGAGCCCTTAGCTCAAGTCCGGAAAGTGTGCAGCGACTACCACTTCCACCGCCCTCTATGATGAAAA aagCACAGAAGAGGGATGGGAGACGCATTCACAAGCAGTCATCACTTGCATCAACATCTAGGGCTAATGATCCCAATGTTTGCA GTGATCAAGGCGCAGTGCAATGTGCACAAATGTGTGCTAGCGAGACTTCAGAATCTGAGGGTGAGGCTGAGTCTGGAGGTGAACAAGATGCAATGCAAGAATCATCAGGCATTAAAAGATCGTCCACAGCTCACTCTTTGATGAAAA GAGCAAGCCAAATGGGAAATACACAGTGCAACAATGAGAAGTGGCATTCAAGTCAGTCTGTTGCACCTATTTCAGATGATG GCATTAAGCAGGTGATCAGGCTTCTACAAACGGTAATCTTGAGAGTCGAGCACCTGGGAAGCCAACTAGACGTAATAaaagcaaagctttgtgaccAACAACTGCAGTCTGAAGCAGATTTGTTAGAAAAACCATTTTGTGACATCACGGAGTTCGAACTGTTTGATCAAGGCCTCTCAGAAAGTGATGCAATGAAGTCAAAGTTG GTACGGGAACTCGCTGCCTTAGGAGGAAGAAATGTTAGTTTGTCTACGCGTCGCATTCTTGAAGCCCTGATGACCCAGGAAGTGGCTGTTCAATATAGTTGGCTcggacaaaaaggaaagaagaagttCTTGTCGTTGACAACCTGCGACTTGATATATA AAAGTGTTAAGTGCACATTTGAAACTGTAAAAAGAAGTGAAGTTGAGGACGTTGTAAAAACGTGGCTCAGACACGCTGGGGAGAAGCTTAGAAAGAATAACAAACAGTCTGAAAAAGTCACAG AGCTGCTGGAGTGA
- the LOC135899484 gene encoding uncharacterized protein isoform X1, with protein MQPLRELLDIAKDVPLELALNFHVDGLPLAKSSRKQFWTILCHVKKIESHDPFVVGVFFGEKKPDDANEFLRQFVDEVKEIISSGICFSAQVIPIRINAIICDAPARAFILSVRNHTGYYSCTKCTVKGLYSEGRVCFPAKSGNLRTNTTFRGQFQEQHHVGNTVLEELPLDLVKDVPLDYMHLVCLGVMRKLLLLWFRGPKQIRQGASAQNRISAKQTELSLFVPSDFNRRPRGLHDIDRWKATEFRFFLFYSGPLVLFSVVPQGMYENFLCLHVAITILASQSAVAAELDYAEELLKLFVRGFAEIYGQHRVSHNVHGLCHLADDVRHLGPLDSWSAFPFESHMGTIKKLLRKPQHPLEQLSNRIAETKKLQCRKKMTVSSSPLLTVQHQDGPLVPLCQGPQFKKVTFPEGIVLDTSRRNNCCKLLDGSVVVVENFAHNAQGDQYAVVKFPEEGNSVALVHTKWLHGDVCLWPQDSKNVSYLAKCGASPSSNWQVVPCVPIGTFRTYDAARQKLKQAEDGSDLGSEVDLGRGKRKKQRRALSSSPESVQRLPLPPPSMMKKAQKRDGRRIHKQSSLASTSRANDPNVCSDQGAVQCAQMCASETSESEGEAESGGEQDAMQESSGIKRSSTAHSLMKRASQMGNTQCNNEKWHSSQSVAPISDDGIKQVIRLLQTVILRVEHLGSQLDVIKAKLCDQQLQSEADLLEKPFCDITEFELFDQGLSESDAMKSKLVRELAALGGRNVSLSTRRILEALMTQEVAVQYSWLGQKGKKKFLSLTTCDLIYKSVKCTFETVKRSEVEDVVKTWLRHAGEKLRKNNKQSEKVTELLE; from the exons ATGCAACCTCTTCGTGAACTGCTAGATATAGCAAAGGATGTACCATTGGAGCTTGCTCTCAATTTTCACGTTGATGGGCTCCCTCTGGCAAAGAGCTCGAGAAAACAATTTTGGACAATACTTTGTCATGTAAAGAAAATCGAATCTCATGACCCTTTTGTTGTGGGTGTCTTCTTTGGCGAAAAAAAACCAGATGATGCAAATGAGTTTCTCCGTCAGTTTGTTGATGAAGTTAAGGAAATCATTAGCTCTGGCATCTGTTTTAGTGCACAGGTTATACCTATCAGAATAAATGCCATCATCTGCGATGCACCTGCACGAGCATTTATCCTGAGTGTAAGAAACCACACTGGGTACTACAGCTGTACAAAATGCACTGTGAAAGGCCTCTACAGTGAAGGGAGAGTGTGCTTTCCGGCAAAAAGTGGGAATCTGCGCACTAACACCACATTTCGAGGCCAATTTCAAGAGCAACACCATGTTGGCAATACAGTTCTTGAGGAGTTGCCACTTGACTTGGTCAAAGACGTGCCACTGGATTATATGCATCTTGTGTGTCTAGGAGTCATGCGAAAACTGCTTCTGTTGTGGTTTCGAGGTCCCAAGCAGATTAGACAAGGGGCTTCTGCACAAAATCGCATTTCAGCCAAGCAAACAGAGCTTTCTCTTTTTGTACCATCTGACTTCAATCGACGTCCAAGAGGTCTACATGACATAGATCGCTGGAAAGCAACAGAATTCAGGTTTTTTTTGTTCTATAGTGGGCCACTGGTGTTGTTTTCTGTAGTGCCACAAGGGATGTATGAAAACTTTCTGTGTCTTCATGTAGCAATAACCATACTTGCATCACAAAGCGCAGTAGCTGCCGAGCTTGACTATGCTGAGGAGCTTTTGAAGTTATTTGTGAGAGGCTTTGCAGAAATATATGGGCAGCACCGTGTATCCCATAATGTACATGGGCTATGCCACCTTGCAGATGATGTAAGACATTTGGGGCCACTGGACTCATGGAGTGCATTTCCATTTGAGAGCCACATGGGCACCATCAAGAAGCTTCTGAGAAAGCCGCAGCACCCACTGGAGCAACTGTCAAACAGAATTGCTGAAACAAAGAAGcttcagtgcagaaaaaaaatgactgtaAGCAGTTCCCCTCTGCTCACTGTACAACATCAAGATGGGCCTCTTGTGCCTCTTTGCCAAGGGCCACAGTTCAAAAAAGTGACGTTTCCGGAAGGAATTGTCTTAGACACTAGTAGGAGGAATAACTGCTGCAAGCTCCTTGATGGAAGTGTAGTTGTGGTGGAGAACTTTGCCCATAATGCACAAG gtgatcaatATGCAGTCGTCAAGTTTCCAGAGGAAGGCAACTCTGTGGCTCTTGTACATACCAAGTGGCTGCATGGCGATGTCTGCTTGTGGCCACAGGATTCCAAGAATGTTTCGTATTTAGCAAAATGTGGAGCCTCTCCATCCTCCAACTGGCAAGTCGTGCCATGTGTGCCCATAGGCACATTCA GAACATATGATGCAGCGCGACAAAAGCTCAAGCAAGCTGAAGATGGGTCAGACTTGGGGAGTGAAGTGGACCTGGGacggggcaaaagaaaaaagcaacgaaGAGCCCTTAGCTCAAGTCCGGAAAGTGTGCAGCGACTACCACTTCCACCGCCCTCTATGATGAAAA aagCACAGAAGAGGGATGGGAGACGCATTCACAAGCAGTCATCACTTGCATCAACATCTAGGGCTAATGATCCCAATGTTTGCA GTGATCAAGGCGCAGTGCAATGTGCACAAATGTGTGCTAGCGAGACTTCAGAATCTGAGGGTGAGGCTGAGTCTGGAGGTGAACAAGATGCAATGCAAGAATCATCAGGCATTAAAAGATCGTCCACAGCTCACTCTTTGATGAAAA GAGCAAGCCAAATGGGAAATACACAGTGCAACAATGAGAAGTGGCATTCAAGTCAGTCTGTTGCACCTATTTCAGATGATG GCATTAAGCAGGTGATCAGGCTTCTACAAACGGTAATCTTGAGAGTCGAGCACCTGGGAAGCCAACTAGACGTAATAaaagcaaagctttgtgaccAACAACTGCAGTCTGAAGCAGATTTGTTAGAAAAACCATTTTGTGACATCACGGAGTTCGAACTGTTTGATCAAGGCCTCTCAGAAAGTGATGCAATGAAGTCAAAGTTG GTACGGGAACTCGCTGCCTTAGGAGGAAGAAATGTTAGTTTGTCTACGCGTCGCATTCTTGAAGCCCTGATGACCCAGGAAGTGGCTGTTCAATATAGTTGGCTcggacaaaaaggaaagaagaagttCTTGTCGTTGACAACCTGCGACTTGATATATA AAAGTGTTAAGTGCACATTTGAAACTGTAAAAAGAAGTGAAGTTGAGGACGTTGTAAAAACGTGGCTCAGACACGCTGGGGAGAAGCTTAGAAAGAATAACAAACAGTCTGAAAAAGTCACAG AGCTGCTGGAGTGA